A single Eremothecium sinecaudum strain ATCC 58844 chromosome VIII, complete sequence DNA region contains:
- the CTA1 gene encoding catalase A (Syntenic homolog of Ashbya gossypii AGL256W; Syntenic homolog of Saccharomyces cerevisiae YDR256C (CTA1) and Non-syntenic homolog of Saccharomyces cerevisiae YGR088W (CTT1)), whose translation MSSEDNTNTADVRDDRVVTNSLGKPLGDPFATQRVGQHGPLLMQDYNLVDLLAHFNRERIPERNPHAHGSGAFGYFEVTDDITDVCGSAMFSEIGKKTRCLVRFSTVGGEKGSADTVRDPRGFSTKFYTEEGNLDWVYNNTPVFFIRDPAKFPHFIHTQKRNPKTNLKDANMFWDFLTTPENQVAIHQVMILFSDRGIPASYRHMNGYSGHTYKWSNKKGDWRYVQVHIKTDQGIKNLTHEEAGKLAGENADFCQEDLVNSIEKGDYPSWTVYIQTMTEEEAKKLPFSVFDLTKVWPQKDFPLRRVGKMVLNEVPKNFFAQVEQAAFAPSTTVPYQEPSADPVLQARLFAYADAHRYRIGPNYHQVPVNCPYASKSFHPAIRDGPMNVDGNLGSESNYLNTSNSYKFAAANIPIQEHQEKWSGPALPFHWATSPGDIDFVQARDLYTKVLARQPGQQKNLAHNVAVHVSNASPDIQERVFAMFHRVDPGLGDAIKTEALSLSKPAGTKL comes from the coding sequence ATGTCTAGTGAAGATAATACAAATACTGCCGACGTCAGAGATGACAGGGTTGTGACTAACTCGCTTGGTAAGCCGCTTGGTGACCCATTTGCCACCCAGCGGGTTGGGCAACACGGGCCGCTGTTGATGCAGGACTACAACTTGGTTGATTTGCTTGCCCACTTCAACAGAGAGCGGATACCGGAGAGGAACCCTCATGCGCACGGGTCAGGGGCGTTTGGGTACTTTGAGGTCACAGACGACATCACGGACGTGTGCGGTTCTGCCATGTTTTCCGAGATAGGTAAGAAAACGAGGTGTTTGGTGCGTTTCTCGACTGTGGGAGGTGAGAAGGGGTCCGCTGACACTGTGCGTGATCCCCGTGGGTTTTCCACTAAGTTTTACACTGAGGAGGGTAATTTGGACTGGGTCTACAACAACACTCCAGTGTTCTTTATCAGGGACCCTGCGAAGTTCCCTCACTTTATCCACACGCAGAAGAGGAACCCGAAGACGAATTTGAAGGATGCGAACATGTTCTGGGATTTCTTGACTACGCCCGAGAACCAGGTTGCGATCCATCAGGTGATGATTTTGTTCTCGGACCGTGGTATCCCAGCTTCTTACAGACACATGAACGGTTACTCCGGACACACCTACAAGTGGTCTAACAAGAAGGGCGACTGGCGCTATGTCCAGGTACACATCAAGACCGACCAGGGAATCAAGAATCTAACGCATGAAGAAGCTGGGAAGCTTGCCGGTGAGAACGCAGATTTCTGCCAGGAAGACTTAGTAAACTCAATTGAAAAGGGTGACTACCCTTCGTGGACTGTCTATATCCAGACCATGACCGAGGAGGAAGCCAAGAAGTTGCCATTCTCTGTGTTTGACTTGACCAAGGTATGGCCTCAAAAGGACTTCCCATTGCGCCGCGTCGGTAAGATGGTCTTGAACGAGGTGCCAAAGAATTTCTTTGCTCAAGTGGAACAGGCCGCATTTGCTCCAAGTACCACTGTGCCTTATCAGGAGCCTAGTGCCGATCCTGTGTTACAGGCTCGTCTATTTGCTTATGCAGATGCTCACCGTTACAGAATTGGGCCTAACTACCACCAGGTCCCTGTAAACTGCCCATACGCTTCCAAGTCTTTCCACCCAGCTATCAGAGACGGTCCAATGAACGTTGACGGTAATTTGGGTAGCGAATCCAACTACCTCAACACCTCAAACAGCTACAAGTTCGCAGCTGCTAACATCCCCATCCAGGAACACCAAGAGAAATGGTCCGGCCCTGCTCTTCCATTCCACTGGGCCACATCTCCAGGCGATATCGATTTTGTGCAAGCCAGAGACCTCTACACGAAAGTGCTTGCCCGTCAACCAGGCCAGCAGAAGAACCTCGCACACAATGTTGCTGTCCATGTTTCTAATGCTTCTCCAGATATCCAGGAGCGCGTCTTTGCCATGTTCCACCGTGTTGATCCAGGTCTTGGTGACGCTATTAAGACAGAGGCTCTTTCATTGTCGAAGCCTGCTGGAACTAAATTATAG
- the SGF11 gene encoding SAGA histone acetyltransferase complex subunit SGF11 (Syntenic homolog of Ashbya gossypii AGL255W; Syntenic homolog of Saccharomyces cerevisiae YPL047W (SGF11)): MTVQHKTMPQVTILTMAEDIYYNLVTSIVQDIVSRATSQNQFLNARYPNNPTLNYDPNGKLDIYGRQKQQESSIYFRCNNCDRDISANRFAAHLERCMSRGGRRG, from the coding sequence ATGACTGTACAACATAAAACCATGCCGCAAGTCACAATCCTTACGATGGCTGAAGATATTTATTACAATCTAGTTACTTCTATCGTACAAGACATTGTTTCTAGAGCCACTAGTCAAAACCAATTTTTAAATGCAAGATACCCAAATAATCCAACATTAAATTATGATCCAAACGGTAAACTTGATATATACGGTCGCCAGAAACAGCAAGAATCATCGATATACTTCAGATGTAATAATTGTGATAGGGATATTTCAGCAAATAGGTTTGCTGCCCATTTAGAGAGATGCATGAGCAGAGGCGGTAGAAGAGGATAA
- the RMD5 gene encoding ubiquitin-protein ligase RMD5 (Syntenic homolog of Ashbya gossypii AGL254W; Syntenic homolog of Saccharomyces cerevisiae YDR255C (RMD5)) encodes MSQLLENLDTEFKRFYDGDDIRNHVLKKCLTETHEFKLQLKKLKAHLNKQQQELQSGKVEDEASFNKKRQLISEKLRKTHNAWDANIRKSCKAAIVQQNRFEKHAVSKLFDFELEKVYTNRLPPHAKEYVASAIGKHLARYNISNVPMRERAEIVNYMKTLYGVDEHITEEYVEMGQIIQDLKSGSLESCMKWCTPGSNLQFELYLLKAKQLLLSGDKLLSYNYVMENIPDMMIKTRKYCIRRDIGALLGKIVVGGEERFHLLEEEIKAQLEKCIALFTKDYCKANNLLYDSSLFLILLSGIISFQFFIKYQTIRAASHVDWSTEDELPFHVKLPDFVCNFHPVFICPVLKEETTIENPPYSLPCHHIISKKSLDKLSTNGTCNFKCPYCPIMASKAKTKKVNFARL; translated from the coding sequence ATGTCTCAGTTGTTGGAGAATTTAGACACGGAATTCAAAAGGTTTTACGATGGTGATGATATTCGTAACCATGTCTTAAAGAAATGCCTCACTGAAACACATGAGTTCAAGCTTCAGttaaagaagttaaagGCGCATTTGAATAAACAACAGCAAGAACTTCAGTCCGGTAAAGTGGAAGATGAGGCCAGTTTTAATAAGAAACGTCAATTAATTTCTGAGAAGTTACGCAAAACACATAATGCTTGGGATGCAAATATTCGGAAATCATGTAAAGCAGCTATAGTACAACAAAATAGGTTCGAGAAGCACGCAGTTAGTAAACTGTTTGATTTTGAGCTAGAAAAAGTATACACAAACAGGTTACCACCCCATGCTAAGGAATATGTGGCCTCTGCTATTGGTAAGCACCTTGCTCGCTATAATATAAGTAATGTTCCAATGCGCGAACGTGCTGAGATAGTTAATTACATGAAAACTTTATACGGTGTTGATGAACATATAACAGAGGAATATGTCGAAATGGGTCAGATTATACAGGATCTCAAGAGCGGGTCTCTAGAAAGCTGCATGAAGTGGTGTACGCCTGGATCCAACTTGCAGTTTGAGCTTTATCTTCTAAAAGCTAAACAGCTATTGCTAAGCGGGGACAAACTACTCTCGTATAACTACGTGATGGAAAACATTCCAGATATGATGATTAAAACCCGTAAGTATTGCATACGTCGCGATATCGGCGCGCTCCTAGGCAAAATAGTCGTAGGCGGCGAAGAAAGGTTCCATCTGTTAGAGGAAGAGATAAAAGCTCAGCTAGAAAAGTGCATCGCGTTGTTCACAAAGGATTACTGCAAAGCAAATAATCTTCTATACGATTCATCCTTGTTCCTCATACTTCTTAGTGGTATTATTTCTTTCCAATTTTTTATCAAGTACCAAACTATTAGAGCTGCTAGCCATGTAGACTGGTCAACAGAGGACGAGCTTCCATTCCATGTCAAACTTCCTGATTTTGTGTGCAATTTTCATCCTGTTTTCATTTGTCCTGTTCTCAAGGAGGAAACCACCATTGAAAACCCTCCATATTCATTACCTTGTCATCACATAATATCGAAGAAAAGTCTTGACAAGTTAAGTACAAACGGCACCTGTAACTTCAAATGCCCATACTGTCCTATAATGGCATCTAAAGCGAAGACCAAGAAGGTAAATTTTGCTAGATTGTAG
- the DIG1 gene encoding Dig1p (Syntenic homolog of Ashbya gossypii AGL258C; Syntenic homolog of Saccharomyces cerevisiae YPL049C (DIG1) and YDR480W (DIG2)): protein MAEMTTSSTSLEVPTEPVDDTLKLQQLGIQCISPGLSSENMDNKMLTTMRISKSIAKEQRRQIEKLGTINNVAETSQSVEAPPVNDTVPSQGSSTLMRPRGKSLRRNRMPRPLNIGGTSINNAGPDGLCALAVESAPAHITNYQQALQQQQNRVLKPRVQYMGKQSLRYGAGGRRAGALVHMGYPPLMPMYPYGPQYYPQSSQPQYSAPMYMMMPHLATACPRINSSYGQQFGPHSAVPTAKPRVQTGSANKVQVDFESFLEGTRQNVIPTRDVFANNTSKWAPLKAQPLSAQEEFFGKRSKLSSDPEVDESGPDAEDTALDVPEEDASTTLKNASAQGSETVSANAPTAHVVPGESIRGEITILDDTFAFEFSSIKDKTDKKMFISICDKVWDESKKLNNGTEKDMQ from the coding sequence ATGGCCGAGATGACGACTTCTTCAACTAGCCTAGAAGTTCCTACCGAGCCGGTGGATGACACATTGAAGCTACAGCAGCTTGGTATTCAATGTATTTCTCCAGGCCTTTCGAGTGAGAATATGGACAATAAGATGCTGACTACCATGCGGATCTCCAAATCGATCGCGAAGGAGCAACGACGGCAAATTGAAAAACTTGGTACTATTAATAACGTCGCGGAAACGTCACAGAGCGTTGAAGCGCCACCTGTGAATGATACTGTGCCGTCACAGGGCAGCAGTACGCTAATGAGACCTCGTGGGAAGTCTCTGCGTAGGAATCGGATGCCCCGTCCGCTAAATATTGGTGGTACGAGTATCAATAATGCCGGACCCGATGGTCTTTGCGCACTTGCAGTTGAATCTGCACCTGCGCATATTACTAATTACCAACAGGCgctgcagcagcagcagaaCAGGGTTCTAAAGCCTCGGGTGCAGTACATGGGGAAACAGTCGTTGCGCTATGGTGCTGGAGGCCGCCGCGCGGGCGCGTTAGTCCATATGGGGTACCCGCCATTGATGCCCATGTATCCGTATGGACCGCAGTATTACCCGCAATCTAGTCAACCTCAATATTCCGCGCCTATGTACATGATGATGCCACACCTTGCGACGGCGTGTCCGCGTATAAACTCATCTTACGGGCAGCAATTTGGCCCGCATTCTGCAGTACCCACCGCAAAGCCTCGTGTCCAAACTGGCAGTGCCAATAAGGTTCAAGTGGATTTTGAAAGCTTTTTGGAGGGTACTAGGCAGAACGTGATCCCCACGCGCGATGTATTTGCCAACAACACATCCAAATGGGCACCTCTCAAGGCCCAGCCTCTTAGCGCGCAGGAGGAGTTTTTTGGTAAGCGCAGCAAGCTGTCATCTGATCCGGAGGTCGATGAAAGTGGTCCAGATGCAGAAGATACCGCTCTGGACGTCCCGGAAGAGGACGCCTCCACTACTTTGAAAAATGCTTCCGCGCAAGGATCTGAGACGGTCTCTGCAAATGCTCCCACTGCACATGTTGTACCCGGCGAAAGCATCAGGGGAGAAATTACCATCTTGGACGATACCTTTGCATTCGAGTTTTCCTCCATCAAGGATAAGACAGACAAGAAGATGTTTATTAGTATTTGTGATAAAGTCTGGGACGAATCTAAGAAGCTTAATAATGGTACAGAGAAAGACATGCAATGA
- the CAM1 gene encoding translation elongation factor EF1B gamma (Syntenic homolog of Ashbya gossypii AGL257W; Syntenic homolog of Saccharomyces cerevisiae YPL048W (CAM1)) — translation MSVLYVNKRIRCLVPKLLVSHLGLKVEIRDPDQYLEEWSKNFPLRKVPCLITATGAKLTEVIPIMIYLLKTSPDYKTRERLLHTSDLSKHTLILMYLSLANTDFCINMATMLTQIKGEKPYDKNSFEEASKNLDAITDVYEKRLSNINYLAETEEATLADLFTAAIFRRCFEFFYGAEWRNNHPAITKWFYDVIELPIMSPYYQDFKACDIAMAVPAISDGSKPEKKR, via the coding sequence ATGTCCGTACTCTATGTCAATAAGCGTATCCGCTGTCTCGTCCCCAAGTTGCTCGTTTCCCACCTGGGGCTGAAAGTGGAAATTAGAGACCCAGACCAATATCTAGAAGAATGGTCCAAGAATTTCCCTCTCAGGAAGGTTCCCTGTCTTATCACTGCTACAGGAGCCAAATTGACTGAAGTTATACCCATTATGATTTACTTGTTAAAGACCTCTCCAGACTATAAAACAAGAGAAAGGTTACTACACACCTCTGATCTCTCTAAACATACACTTATTTTAATGTACTTATCACTTGCAAACACAGATTTCTGTATTAATATGGCTACAATGCTAACCCAGATTAAAGGTGAAAAGCCATATGACAAGAAttcttttgaagaagcCTCTAAAAATTTGGATGCTATTACCGACGTTTATGAGAAAAGGTTATCGAATATAAATTATTTGGCCGAGACTGAAGAAGCCACTCTAGCGGACCTATTCACGGCGGCAATTTTTAGGAGGTGCTTTGAATTTTTTTATGGAGCAGAATGGCGCAATAATCACCCAGCGATTACGAAATGGTTCTACGATGTTATAGAGTTGCCTATTATGTCGCCCTACTATCAAGATTTTAAAGCGTGTGACATTGCTATGGCAGTCCCCGCTATTTCGGACGGAAGTAAGCCGGAAAAAAAACGTTAA
- the MNN9 gene encoding mannosyltransferase complex subunit MNN9 (Syntenic homolog of Ashbya gossypii AGL259C; Syntenic homolog of Saccharomyces cerevisiae YPL050C (MNN9)), whose product MSLSMLVTRLKRSPLGVVLFPIVTITLIYFILFSREGSLIGRETSISNHKWTHEVEGTWHFPHSSKFKARKYSYKYKPSRLFSGRANEQVNNDRVEHFDLNTLKTTKTPAANKERVLILTPMQRFHNQYWENLLALTYPREYMELGFIIPRSSTGDEALKLLESAVKKIQSGAKNQRFAKVTILRQDSASFDQLDEKDRHAYKVQKERRAAMASARNELLFSTIGPLTSWVLWLDADIVETSPSVIEEMAMHDKEVLSANVFQRFINDDKQKDIRPYDFNNWQESDTGLMLASKMAEDEIIVEGYAEIATYRVLMAKIYDPSGNPSQEIPLDGVGGGCTLVKAHVHRDGAMFPNFPFYHLIETEGFAKMAKRLGYKVFGLPNYLVYHIEE is encoded by the coding sequence ATGTCTCTATCCATGTTGGTTACTCGATTAAAGAGGTCACCATTAGGTGTTGTATTGTTTCCAATCGTTACGATCACTCTAATATACTTCATATTATTTTCCAGAGAGGGATCTTTAATAGGGAGAGAGACTTCCATTTCTAATCACAAATGGACACATGAAGTGGAAGGCACGTGGCATTTCCCTCATTCTAGCAAGTTTAAAGCTCGCAAGTATTCATACAAATATAAACCAAGCAGGCTATTCAGCGGTAGAGCAAACGAGCAGGTCAACAATGATAGGGTTGAGCACTTTGATTTAAATACTTTGAAGACTACGAAAACGCCGGCTGCCAATAAAGAGCGCGTCTTGATTTTGACGCCAATGCAAAGGTTCCATAACCAGTACTGGGAGAACTTATTAGCTTTAACATATCCACGTGAGTATATGGAACTAGGTTTTATTATTCCTAGATCTTCTACTGGTGATGAAGCCTTGAAGTTGTTGGAGTCTGCTGTGAAGAAAATACAGAGCGGGGCCAAAAATCAAAGGTTTGCCAAGGTAACCATATTGAGACAGGATTCAGCTTCATTCGATCAATTGGATGAGAAAGATAGACATGCTTATAAGGTTCAGAAGGAGAGGCGTGCAGCTATGGCATCTGCAAGAAATGAGTTGCTATTCTCTACTATAGGTCCTCTTACATCATGGGTATTATGGCTAGATGCCGATATAGTCGAGACCTCACCATCCGTCATTGAAGAGATGGCAATGCATGATAAGGAAGTCTTATCAGCTAACGTCTTCCAAAGGTTCATCAATGATGATAAACAGAAAGATATTAGGCCGTATGACTTCAATAACTGGCAAGAAAGTGACACTGGTTTAATGTTGGCTTCAAAGATGGCTGAGGATGAAATTATAGTGGAGGGCTATGCTGAGATTGCCACTTATAGGGTTTTGATGGCAAAGATTTATGATCCTTCAGGTAATCCATCACAGGAAATCCCATTAGATGGTGTTGGTGGTGGTTGTACGTTAGTGAAAGCACATGTACACAGGGACGGTGCAATGTTCCCAAATTTCCCATTTTACCATTTGATAGAGACTGAAGGGTTTGCGAAAATGGCTAAGAGGTTAGGTTATAAAGTATTTGGTTTGCCCAATTATCTAGTCTACCATATCGAGGAATAA
- the ELC1 gene encoding elongin C (Syntenic homolog of Ashbya gossypii AGL253C; Syntenic homolog of Saccharomyces cerevisiae YPL046C (ELC1)) yields MEGVDEVTLVSGNGEEFKIPEQVALQSPTLSKMLSSSFLEQKERRIVLSETDGKILSKVIEYLNYVYDNKDKDADEDIPEFNVPPEISLELLLVADYLQI; encoded by the coding sequence ATGGAAGGCGTAGATGAGGTTACTTTGGTTTCTGGGAATGGTGAGGAATTCAAAATACCAGAACAAGTAGCTCTGCAATCTCCTACCTTGAGCAAGATGCTAAGTTCATCTTTTCTTGAACAAAAGGAGAGGAGAATAGTGCTATCGGAAACTGATGGTAAGATCCTTAGTAAAGTTATTGAGTACTTAAATTATGTGTATGATAATAAGGATAAGGACGCAGATGAAGATATACCAGAATTTAACGTACCACCTGAAATTTCATTGGAACTGTTGCTTGTTGCAGACTACTTACAAATCTAG